The following proteins come from a genomic window of Thermodesulfobacteriota bacterium:
- a CDS encoding GAF domain-containing protein yields the protein MSDRMDKHSFLALLSRVVEISNSNILVENRLKSICDLLCREGGVDGAVIFRREPRGEDLVPWIASGAGSDVAGQPEFAIRSGEGVAGKAAYRRAQVFFPDVKETPPPQAVPRELDDFASILSVPVMDDVYLYGVMNLSTLRPARFTEEERAFFQVVATESAGAIRNSKLYHDARKRVSELITLNEIGRAIISSFEVPDILGYVSKSTTRLLAADGCTVRLAAGGRGPLRVMVDEGYGRPGLRREFRSPGKRLAFQVFQQRRPLLINGPDDSPHYDELASRGIVSYLGLPIVSKEQSLGVISYYSSTPGQHFDMEAVHLMQTVCSQLANMIEHATTLEKARRLAQENQDKVGRISALHDIARVMMSTVKTERLIQSMLFSLVSTGGLKFSRAILFLLSEDGRQLVGRMAMGPRDRKEVRWIDRLPRELLEEGSGEAREGIRELLWTDVDRLRIPMGDAGCMVVRSVLEKRPILSANRCDVPDSEKAPDFCAGFCGHHSAVFASVPLVIKGKPHGAIYVDNMFRDRDLTDEDVQVLTTFASNASLAMENVSLYESLENALHTVRSTQDRLLQSEKLMALGEMAARIAHEIKNPLTVIGGFARRMAKAENPVSDRSTVERYAQIILKEVQRLERIIHETLYFSREAAPELRSLDLNRQVREALAVFRDELQEARIATGTDLSPDLPVIFADPDQIEQVLWNLINNAIQAMEGGGTLTITTRPSLPPEPAGVTLRVSDTGGGIPHDAVHNIFNPFFTTKAKGTGLGLTIVHAIVDRHGGEIHLDNQEGHGVTFSIFLPLIPKETGAGDRILGQMRKGDDGEDATG from the coding sequence ATGTCCGACCGAATGGACAAGCACTCCTTCCTCGCCCTCCTCTCCCGGGTCGTAGAGATCTCCAACTCGAACATCCTGGTGGAGAACCGGCTGAAGTCCATCTGCGACCTGCTGTGCCGCGAGGGCGGGGTCGACGGCGCCGTCATCTTCCGGCGGGAGCCGCGGGGAGAGGACCTGGTGCCGTGGATCGCGTCCGGCGCCGGGAGCGACGTCGCGGGACAGCCGGAATTCGCGATCCGTTCCGGGGAGGGGGTCGCCGGCAAGGCGGCGTACCGAAGGGCGCAGGTGTTCTTCCCGGACGTGAAGGAGACGCCCCCCCCCCAGGCGGTCCCCCGGGAGCTCGACGACTTCGCCTCGATCCTCTCCGTCCCCGTGATGGACGACGTCTACCTGTACGGAGTCATGAACCTGTCCACGCTTCGGCCCGCCCGGTTCACCGAGGAGGAGCGGGCGTTCTTCCAGGTCGTGGCCACGGAGTCGGCGGGGGCGATCCGCAACAGCAAGCTGTACCACGACGCCCGGAAGCGCGTGTCGGAGCTCATCACGCTGAACGAGATCGGCCGCGCGATCATCTCCTCCTTCGAGGTGCCGGACATCCTCGGCTACGTCTCCAAGTCCACGACGCGGCTGCTGGCGGCGGACGGGTGCACCGTGCGGCTGGCGGCCGGCGGGCGCGGGCCGCTGCGGGTGATGGTGGACGAGGGGTACGGGCGGCCCGGGCTCCGCCGGGAGTTCCGCTCGCCGGGGAAACGGCTGGCGTTCCAGGTTTTCCAGCAGCGTCGGCCGCTGCTCATCAACGGCCCCGACGATTCCCCTCATTACGACGAGCTCGCCTCGCGCGGCATCGTCTCCTACTTAGGGCTGCCCATCGTTTCCAAGGAGCAGTCGCTGGGGGTCATCAGCTACTACTCTTCGACCCCCGGGCAGCACTTCGACATGGAGGCGGTGCACCTGATGCAGACGGTCTGCTCCCAGCTCGCGAACATGATCGAGCACGCGACGACGCTGGAAAAGGCGCGCCGGCTGGCGCAGGAGAACCAGGACAAGGTCGGGCGGATCTCCGCGCTGCATGACATCGCCCGGGTGATGATGTCCACCGTGAAGACGGAGCGGCTGATCCAGTCCATGCTGTTCTCGCTCGTCTCGACCGGGGGGCTGAAGTTCAGCCGCGCGATCCTGTTCCTCCTCTCCGAGGACGGCAGGCAACTCGTGGGCCGCATGGCGATGGGGCCCCGGGACCGGAAGGAGGTCCGGTGGATCGACCGCCTTCCGCGGGAGCTGCTCGAGGAGGGTTCCGGGGAGGCGCGGGAGGGGATCCGGGAGCTGTTGTGGACGGACGTGGACAGGCTGCGGATCCCGATGGGGGACGCCGGCTGCATGGTGGTCCGCTCGGTGCTGGAGAAGCGTCCGATCCTGTCCGCGAACCGGTGCGACGTGCCCGATTCTGAGAAGGCCCCCGATTTCTGCGCGGGGTTCTGCGGGCATCACTCGGCGGTCTTCGCATCCGTCCCCCTCGTGATCAAGGGGAAGCCGCACGGGGCGATCTACGTCGACAACATGTTCCGGGACCGCGACCTTACCGACGAAGACGTCCAGGTCCTCACGACCTTCGCATCAAACGCGTCGCTTGCCATGGAGAACGTCTCCCTGTACGAGTCGCTCGAGAACGCGCTCCACACCGTCCGCTCGACGCAGGACCGCCTCCTCCAGAGCGAGAAGCTCATGGCGCTGGGCGAGATGGCCGCCCGGATCGCGCACGAGATCAAGAACCCCCTCACCGTGATCGGGGGGTTCGCCCGGCGGATGGCGAAGGCGGAGAATCCGGTGAGCGACCGGTCCACCGTGGAGCGGTACGCCCAGATCATCCTGAAGGAGGTGCAGCGGCTCGAGCGGATCATCCACGAGACGCTTTACTTCTCCCGGGAGGCGGCTCCCGAGCTGCGCAGCCTGGATCTGAACCGGCAGGTCCGGGAGGCGCTGGCGGTATTCCGGGACGAGCTCCAGGAGGCCCGCATCGCGACCGGGACCGACCTCTCCCCGGACCTCCCCGTGATCTTCGCCGACCCGGACCAGATCGAGCAGGTGCTGTGGAACCTCATCAACAACGCCATCCAGGCGATGGAAGGCGGCGGCACCCTCACGATCACCACGCGCCCCTCCCTGCCTCCCGAGCCGGCGGGGGTGACGCTCCGGGTGAGCGACACGGGCGGCGGGATCCCGCACGACGCGGTGCACAACATCTTCAACCCGTTCTTCACCACCAAGGCCAAGGGGACGGGGCTGGGGCTGACCATCGTCCACGCGATCGTGGACCGGCACGGAGGGGAGATCCATCTGGACAACCAGGAGGGCCATGGCGTAACCTTCTCCATCTTCCTCCCCCTCATCCCGAAGGAGACGGGGGCGGGCGACAGAATCCTCGGGCAGATGAGAAAGGGCGATGACGGCGAAGACGCGACTGGCTGA
- the glgA gene encoding glycogen synthase GlgA has product MKVLVASPEAVPYAKTGGLADVSGALPRALRRIGVEADLVLPYYRCVGKDRFPLWDQAQEIRVPLGHREEAGTVEETEGAAGERVFLVRNDRYFDREFLYGTRDGDYVDNCERFTFFCRGVMEWIRRSGRRYDILHCHDWQAALIPVYARTLYADGEPFRSLATVYTVHNLGYQGLFWNHDLPMTGLGWDLFTPQALEFYGKINLMKGGLVFADVLSTVSATYSREIQREEFGYGLEGVLHERREDLFGIVNGIDYDEWNPVTDRRIAANFSAADLSGKALCRQDLLSEFGLPDGKELLIGIVGRLTVQKGFDLVEQAGEWLADQPLRMVILGSGERKYEEAIADLARRHPGRIAVRIAHDEDLAHKIEAGADAYLMPSRYEPCGLNQIYSLKYGTVPIVRNTGGLADTVTDADVSPGEGTGFVFQGYDPADMKDAVSRAVAAFADRPRWEGIARRGMAKDFSWEASARQYVDLYGKALRKRGREG; this is encoded by the coding sequence ATGAAGGTCCTCGTCGCGTCTCCCGAGGCGGTGCCGTACGCGAAGACGGGAGGGCTCGCGGACGTCTCCGGGGCGCTGCCCCGGGCGCTGCGCCGGATCGGAGTCGAAGCCGACCTGGTCCTTCCGTACTACCGGTGCGTGGGGAAGGACCGGTTCCCCCTGTGGGACCAGGCGCAGGAGATCCGCGTTCCGCTGGGCCACCGGGAGGAGGCCGGGACGGTCGAGGAGACGGAGGGGGCGGCGGGCGAGCGCGTCTTCCTCGTGCGCAACGACCGGTATTTCGACCGGGAGTTCCTCTACGGGACGCGGGACGGGGATTATGTCGACAATTGCGAGCGGTTCACCTTTTTCTGCCGCGGCGTCATGGAGTGGATCCGGCGGTCGGGGCGCCGGTACGACATCCTCCACTGCCACGACTGGCAGGCGGCGCTGATCCCCGTGTACGCGAGGACGCTCTACGCGGACGGCGAGCCGTTCCGGTCGCTGGCCACCGTCTACACCGTCCACAACCTGGGCTACCAGGGGCTGTTCTGGAACCACGACCTCCCGATGACCGGCCTCGGGTGGGATCTCTTCACTCCGCAGGCGCTGGAGTTCTACGGGAAGATCAACCTGATGAAGGGGGGGCTGGTGTTCGCGGACGTCCTCTCCACGGTCTCCGCGACCTACAGCCGGGAGATCCAGAGGGAGGAGTTCGGGTACGGCCTCGAGGGAGTGCTGCACGAGCGGCGGGAAGACCTTTTCGGGATCGTCAACGGCATCGACTACGACGAGTGGAACCCCGTCACCGACCGCCGGATCGCGGCGAACTTCTCCGCCGCGGACCTCTCCGGGAAGGCGCTCTGCCGGCAGGATCTCCTCTCCGAGTTCGGCCTTCCCGACGGGAAGGAGCTGCTGATCGGCATCGTCGGCCGCCTGACCGTGCAGAAAGGGTTCGACCTCGTCGAGCAGGCCGGCGAGTGGCTGGCCGACCAGCCGCTGCGCATGGTCATCCTCGGGAGCGGGGAGCGGAAGTACGAGGAGGCGATCGCGGACCTCGCCCGGAGGCATCCCGGCCGCATCGCCGTCCGGATCGCGCACGACGAGGATCTCGCGCACAAGATCGAGGCGGGCGCCGACGCCTACCTGATGCCCTCCCGCTACGAGCCGTGCGGCCTGAACCAGATCTACAGCCTGAAGTACGGGACCGTGCCCATCGTCCGCAACACGGGCGGCCTGGCCGACACGGTCACGGACGCCGACGTGAGCCCCGGGGAAGGGACCGGATTCGTCTTCCAGGGGTACGACCCCGCCGACATGAAGGACGCGGTCTCGCGGGCGGTCGCCGCGTTCGCCGATCGTCCCCGCTGGGAAGGGATCGCGCGGCGGGGAATGGCGAAGGATTTCTCCTGGGAGGCCTCCGCCCGGCAATACGTCGACCTTTACGGGAAGGCGCTCCGGAAACGGGGGCGGGAAGGGTAG
- the galT gene encoding galactose-1-phosphate uridylyltransferase — translation MTELRKDPIVGRWVIISRERAKRPQEFAREPVQRRTGMCPLCPGSERMTPPEILAYRDGGSPNDPNWTLRVVSNKFPALRIEGELGKAADGIYDRMNGIGAHEVVIETEKHDVDLFDLSEKRIRDVLWAFRERILDLKKDRRFKSVIVFKNHGAAAGASLTHSHSQLIALPVIPKRVMEEMIGCREYYRFRDRCLLCDIVTQEVDQKHRIVEETADFLAFAPYAPRFPFETWIVPKRHQCAYEMIEEGQAMGLAAVFRRTLRRLNIALENPPFNFIIHSAPFEERAVDFYHWHVEIMPKLTKVAGFEWGSGFYINPTPPEESAKFMRELAE, via the coding sequence ATGACGGAGTTGCGCAAAGACCCGATCGTGGGCCGATGGGTCATCATTTCCAGGGAGCGCGCCAAGAGGCCCCAGGAGTTCGCGCGGGAGCCCGTCCAGCGGCGGACGGGCATGTGCCCGCTGTGCCCCGGGAGCGAGCGCATGACCCCGCCCGAGATCCTGGCCTACCGCGACGGCGGCAGCCCCAACGACCCGAACTGGACCCTGCGCGTGGTCTCCAACAAGTTCCCCGCGCTGCGCATCGAAGGGGAGCTCGGGAAGGCGGCCGACGGGATCTACGACCGGATGAACGGGATCGGGGCGCACGAGGTCGTCATCGAGACGGAAAAGCACGACGTCGACCTGTTCGATCTTTCGGAGAAGCGGATCCGGGACGTGCTGTGGGCGTTCCGGGAGCGCATCCTCGACCTGAAGAAGGACCGCCGCTTCAAGTCCGTCATCGTCTTCAAGAACCACGGGGCGGCCGCCGGCGCCTCCCTGACCCACAGCCACTCGCAGCTCATCGCCCTGCCGGTCATCCCGAAGCGGGTGATGGAGGAGATGATCGGCTGCCGGGAGTATTATCGCTTCCGGGACCGCTGCCTCCTCTGCGACATCGTCACCCAGGAAGTCGACCAGAAGCACCGCATCGTCGAGGAGACCGCCGATTTCCTGGCCTTCGCTCCGTACGCCCCCCGGTTCCCCTTCGAGACCTGGATCGTTCCGAAGCGGCACCAGTGCGCCTACGAGATGATCGAGGAAGGGCAGGCGATGGGGCTGGCCGCCGTCTTCCGCCGGACGCTCCGCCGGCTGAACATCGCGCTGGAGAACCCCCCGTTCAACTTCATCATCCACAGCGCCCCCTTCGAGGAGAGGGCGGTGGATTTCTACCACTGGCACGTGGAGATCATGCCGAAGCTGACGAAGGTGGCGGGGTTCGAATGGGGATCGGGTTTCTACATCAACCCGACCCCTCCCGAGGAATCGGCGAAGTTCATGCGGGAACTGGCGGAATGA
- the dksA gene encoding RNA polymerase-binding protein DksA translates to MDRNLVDKCRVVLQQQLDEAMAEAERTVVDMTTVGDENFPDPTDRALLESNRNFTLRLRDRDRKHLAKIKEAIKRIESGTFGICESCGGDIDEKRLIARPVTSLCIDCKTEAEEEEVR, encoded by the coding sequence ATGGACCGCAACCTCGTCGATAAATGCCGCGTCGTCCTCCAGCAGCAGCTGGACGAGGCGATGGCGGAGGCGGAGCGGACCGTGGTGGACATGACCACCGTCGGGGACGAGAATTTCCCCGACCCCACCGACCGCGCGCTCCTCGAATCGAACCGCAACTTCACCCTCCGTCTCCGCGACCGGGACCGGAAACACCTCGCCAAGATCAAGGAGGCCATCAAGCGGATCGAAAGCGGAACCTTCGGCATCTGCGAGAGCTGCGGGGGAGATATCGACGAAAAGCGGCTCATCGCGAGGCCGGTCACCTCCCTCTGCATCGACTGCAAGACCGAAGCGGAGGAGGAAGAGGTAAGGTAA